One region of Olleya sp. Hel_I_94 genomic DNA includes:
- the accC gene encoding acetyl-CoA carboxylase biotin carboxylase subunit gives MKKILVANRGEIAIRVMSTAQKMGIKTVAVYSTADRNAPHVKFADEAVLIGEAPSNQSYLLGDKIIEVAKSLNVDGIHPGYGFLSENADFAELCEKNNITFIGPKSHAIRVMGSKLAAKDAVKGYDIPMVPGTDQAITDIPEAKKIAKTIGFPILIKASVGGGGKGMRVVEKEDEFESQMNRAISEAVNAFGDGSVFIEKYVGSPRHIEIQVMADTHGNVIHLFERECSIQRRHQKVVEEAPSVVLTPELREEMGQAAIKVAKACDYVGAGTVEFLLDENKNFYFLEMNTRLQVEHPVSEIIAGVDLVELQIKVARGEALDIQQSDLKINGHALELRIYAEDPLNDFLPSVGHLDVYKLPEGKGIRVDNGFEQGMDIPIYYDPMLAKLITYGKTREEAMQLMRQAIADYDVKGIETTLPFGTFVFNHDAFKSGDFDTHFVKKYYSPEALKQDAEHEAKLAALFAVKQYLEDQKQLRLPTN, from the coding sequence ATGAAAAAAATACTAGTCGCCAATCGTGGCGAAATCGCAATAAGAGTCATGAGTACAGCCCAGAAAATGGGAATCAAAACGGTAGCAGTCTACTCTACTGCAGATCGTAATGCGCCTCACGTGAAATTTGCTGACGAGGCTGTTTTAATCGGAGAAGCACCATCTAATCAATCGTATTTATTAGGCGATAAAATTATAGAAGTGGCCAAAAGCTTAAATGTTGACGGTATACATCCTGGTTATGGTTTTTTAAGTGAAAACGCAGATTTTGCAGAGCTTTGCGAAAAAAATAATATCACTTTTATTGGCCCAAAATCGCATGCCATTAGAGTCATGGGTAGTAAACTTGCAGCTAAAGACGCTGTTAAAGGTTACGATATACCAATGGTGCCTGGAACGGATCAAGCGATTACAGACATTCCTGAAGCTAAAAAAATAGCCAAAACGATTGGTTTTCCTATTCTAATAAAAGCGTCAGTTGGAGGTGGTGGAAAAGGAATGCGTGTTGTGGAAAAAGAAGACGAATTTGAATCTCAAATGAATCGCGCTATCAGTGAAGCTGTTAATGCTTTTGGTGATGGTTCTGTTTTTATTGAAAAATATGTGGGATCTCCTCGTCATATCGAAATTCAAGTCATGGCAGATACGCATGGTAATGTTATTCATCTTTTTGAGCGCGAATGTAGTATACAACGTCGTCACCAAAAAGTAGTTGAAGAAGCACCAAGTGTAGTTTTAACTCCAGAATTAAGAGAAGAAATGGGACAAGCTGCTATAAAAGTAGCAAAAGCGTGCGATTATGTTGGTGCTGGAACGGTCGAGTTTTTATTAGATGAAAACAAGAATTTCTATTTCCTTGAAATGAATACCAGACTACAAGTAGAACATCCTGTTTCAGAAATTATAGCAGGTGTTGATTTAGTAGAATTACAAATAAAAGTGGCTCGTGGCGAAGCTTTAGACATACAACAATCTGATTTAAAAATTAATGGTCACGCTTTAGAATTACGTATTTATGCTGAAGATCCTTTAAACGATTTTTTACCTAGCGTTGGACATTTAGACGTGTATAAACTTCCGGAAGGAAAAGGGATTAGAGTTGATAATGGTTTTGAACAAGGTATGGATATTCCTATCTATTACGACCCAATGTTAGCCAAGTTAATTACTTACGGTAAAACACGTGAAGAAGCCATGCAATTAATGCGTCAAGCGATAGCGGATTACGATGTTAAAGGTATTGAAACGACGTTGCCATTTGGTACGTTTGTGTTTAATCACGATGCTTTTAAATCGGGTGATTTTGATACACATTTTGTTAAAAAGTACTATTCTCCAGAAGCTTTAAAACAAGATGCAGAACACGAAGCTAAATTAGCTGCTCTTTTTGCTGTAAAACAGTATTTAGAGGATCAAAAGCAATTAAGACTACCAACTAATTAG
- a CDS encoding NUDIX hydrolase, whose product MEELIDIVTKNGKPTGQSALKSEIHNKGLYHNTAHIWFYTNQGQILLAQRAASKAIYPLLWDVSVAGHIDAGESIEVGAIREIKEEIGLQINSCDLQKIGVFKCFQNYPNGIKDYEFHHTYITPLTVPISTLKPQLEEVEALKLVTISQFKSLLENSKENGHFVASNKDYYVNVLNQISEKIL is encoded by the coding sequence ATGGAAGAGTTAATAGATATAGTCACCAAAAATGGTAAACCCACAGGTCAATCTGCTTTAAAAAGTGAGATTCATAACAAAGGACTTTACCACAATACAGCACACATTTGGTTTTATACTAACCAAGGTCAAATACTATTAGCGCAACGTGCTGCTTCAAAAGCAATCTATCCCTTACTTTGGGATGTATCTGTTGCTGGACATATTGATGCAGGAGAATCTATTGAGGTTGGTGCTATTAGAGAAATTAAGGAAGAAATTGGATTACAAATAAACTCTTGTGATTTACAAAAAATTGGTGTTTTTAAGTGCTTTCAAAATTACCCTAACGGAATAAAAGATTACGAGTTTCATCATACATATATTACCCCTTTAACAGTACCAATATCTACACTAAAACCGCAGTTAGAAGAAGTTGAAGCACTTAAGCTAGTCACTATTTCTCAGTTTAAATCGCTTCTAGAGAATAGTAAAGAAAATGGTCATTTTGTTGCAAGCAATAAAGATTATTATGTAAACGTGCTAAACCAAATTTCTGAAAAAATATTATAA
- a CDS encoding T9SS type A sorting domain-containing protein encodes MKKTITFLLLVFTIVSYAQSIDYKSTPYIKGSNYYQIIKQVREELGAFNKNASKTEIKKHKQFERWAYFWKDRVDINGNFPNAFSGYYNAGIIDANGKVENNTIVFNQSSRSLNTGQTWTNIGPQQVPDANGYPNYPQLGRLTNFLRYKHATDPNQNVLFVSAPVGGVWKSTDNGTSWTPKLDHLAGIGVTDIKSSATDINNPGTIYISTGDYDAKHIKSIGIYKSTDFGETYLPTNLTFSLDQQESTSNLIVIDANTVIVGTNKHIKKTTDGGITWTNVYTHNYDDAVIGKFHRNGNNIMCSDSWGGLFFSSNNGSTWSVLIPEGNNSQRHAITSDQLGVFYVQSENGQISTYNTTLASPVLTTIGVPAVGYNTQGSYNQCLTVKDGLIISGVVDGINSDDLGNTWYVTLNNSWSDNSSAGSYGHADIHEIGPLDDGYSFWNVNDGGLNFVTYSNIADEKPTVEYKSNGVIVTQLYSVAITPQTTTDNMIMGNQDNDGYSLELVGGVPTWVTAGAGDGTCTAVDYTNPQIRYLGSQNGGLTRANNGFLGDVWGTSLTTPTAGAPFVWTLKMHSTNSSILYGGFADVYKSANKGDTWTNLNSGAGAIEYIETFGNNLIVIGETSARKSINDGSTWTTINQPEASAKMNSVSLNQNNTNILYATVNGYVDGSKVFKSIDGGSTWTNISAGLPNIVAKQVVLKQNQGQEILFLGTEIGVYFKTGTEDWAKLGEGLPNVVINDLEINYTQDKLVVGTYGRGLWEISIFNETLGVEEVQLSNEAAPVVYPNPVNAGLLNIKLNTTNSNYEYQMYNVIGGLVKKGSLTTGLNTLDVSTIASGIYVVRMTDGTIVSSQKVIIE; translated from the coding sequence ATGAAAAAAACAATTACGTTTTTATTATTGGTCTTCACGATTGTATCCTATGCTCAATCTATAGACTATAAATCGACACCTTATATAAAAGGGAGTAATTATTATCAAATTATTAAACAAGTCCGAGAGGAATTAGGAGCATTTAATAAAAATGCATCTAAAACTGAAATTAAAAAGCATAAACAATTTGAACGTTGGGCTTATTTTTGGAAAGATAGAGTAGATATTAACGGTAATTTCCCTAACGCTTTCTCAGGGTATTATAATGCAGGTATTATTGATGCCAATGGAAAAGTAGAAAACAACACTATTGTATTTAATCAAAGTAGCAGATCTTTAAATACTGGTCAAACCTGGACTAATATTGGACCACAACAAGTCCCAGATGCTAATGGTTATCCTAATTATCCGCAGCTTGGAAGGTTAACTAATTTTTTAAGATATAAACACGCTACAGATCCAAATCAAAACGTATTATTTGTAAGTGCTCCAGTTGGTGGTGTTTGGAAATCTACAGATAATGGTACATCATGGACGCCTAAATTAGATCATTTAGCAGGTATTGGTGTTACTGATATTAAAAGTAGTGCTACAGATATTAATAATCCTGGAACTATATACATATCTACAGGAGATTATGACGCTAAGCATATTAAATCAATAGGGATTTATAAATCAACTGATTTTGGCGAAACCTATCTGCCAACAAATTTGACATTTAGTTTAGACCAACAAGAGTCAACCTCTAATTTAATAGTTATTGATGCAAATACAGTAATTGTTGGAACTAATAAACACATTAAAAAAACAACAGATGGAGGTATCACTTGGACCAATGTTTATACTCATAATTATGACGATGCTGTAATAGGTAAGTTTCATAGAAATGGTAATAATATTATGTGTTCGGATAGTTGGGGTGGATTGTTTTTCTCTTCAAATAATGGAAGTACATGGAGTGTTTTAATACCAGAAGGTAACAATAGTCAACGTCATGCTATTACATCAGATCAATTAGGCGTGTTTTATGTACAAAGCGAAAATGGACAGATTTCTACATATAATACCACTTTAGCGTCACCAGTTTTAACTACCATTGGTGTGCCAGCAGTAGGATATAATACCCAAGGTTCTTATAACCAATGTTTAACTGTAAAAGATGGATTGATTATTAGTGGAGTAGTGGATGGAATAAATTCTGATGACTTAGGTAATACTTGGTATGTAACTTTAAACAATTCATGGTCTGATAATAGTTCTGCAGGTTCTTATGGACATGCAGATATACATGAAATCGGACCTTTAGATGATGGCTATTCTTTTTGGAATGTAAACGATGGTGGTTTAAATTTTGTAACCTATAGCAATATTGCAGATGAAAAACCTACGGTAGAATATAAGTCAAACGGAGTAATAGTAACGCAGCTTTATTCAGTAGCAATAACACCACAAACCACAACAGATAACATGATTATGGGAAACCAAGATAATGATGGTTACAGTTTAGAGTTAGTTGGAGGTGTACCAACATGGGTAACAGCAGGAGCAGGAGATGGTACTTGTACAGCAGTAGATTATACAAATCCTCAAATTAGATATTTAGGGTCACAAAATGGTGGGTTAACAAGAGCAAATAATGGCTTTTTAGGCGATGTTTGGGGAACAAGTTTAACAACACCAACTGCAGGAGCTCCTTTTGTTTGGACGCTAAAAATGCACTCCACAAATTCTTCAATATTATATGGTGGTTTTGCAGATGTTTATAAATCGGCTAATAAAGGAGACACTTGGACTAACTTAAACTCTGGAGCAGGAGCTATAGAGTATATCGAAACTTTTGGAAATAATTTAATTGTTATTGGCGAAACTTCTGCTAGAAAATCTATTAATGATGGAAGTACATGGACGACAATTAATCAACCTGAAGCTAGTGCTAAGATGAATTCTGTTTCATTAAATCAAAACAATACTAATATTTTATATGCAACAGTAAATGGTTATGTAGACGGATCAAAGGTTTTTAAATCTATCGATGGTGGATCAACTTGGACTAATATTTCAGCAGGATTACCAAACATAGTTGCAAAGCAAGTGGTTTTAAAACAAAATCAAGGTCAAGAGATTTTATTTTTAGGAACCGAAATTGGCGTGTATTTTAAAACAGGAACGGAAGATTGGGCTAAGTTAGGCGAAGGGTTGCCAAATGTGGTTATTAATGATTTAGAAATTAACTACACACAAGATAAATTGGTAGTTGGAACATATGGAAGAGGACTTTGGGAAATTAGTATTTTTAATGAAACCTTAGGTGTAGAAGAAGTACAATTATCTAATGAAGCTGCACCTGTAGTGTATCCAAATCCAGTAAATGCAGGACTTTTAAATATTAAATTAAACACTACCAATAGTAATTATGAGTACCAAATGTACAATGTGATTGGAGGTTTAGTCAAAAAAGGAAGCTTAACAACAGGATTAAATACTTTAGATGTTAGCACAATAGCGTCAGGGATTTATGTAGTAAGAATGACCGATGGTACAATAGTATCTTCTCAAAAAGTGATTATAGAATAA
- a CDS encoding acyl-CoA carboxylase subunit beta has translation MESKIKTLNEKIELSKLGGGQARIDKQHQKKKLTARERVTYLMDEGSFEEIGALVTHRTVDFGMQNQKFYGDGVITGYGTINGRLVYVFAQDFTVFGGALSETHAEKICKIMDLALKVGAPFIGLNDSGGARIQEGVKSLGGYADIFHRNVKASGVIPQLSAIMGPCAGGAVYSPAMTDFTMMVEDTSYMFVTGPNVVKTVTNEEVTSEELGGASTHSTKSGVAHVTSSNDIECLEDVKRLLSYLPQSNLEKPKDLPFELGEEITEELKTIIPTNANKPYDMHNVIKGIIDEDSFFEIHKDFAENIIVGFARIGGKSVGIVANQPLFLAGVLDVNSSRKAARFTRFCDAFNIPLLVLVDVPGFLPGTDQEWNGIIVHGAKLLYALSEATVPKVTVITRKAYGGAYDVMNSKHIGADLNYAWPSAEIAVMGAKGASEIIFRKEIKESDNPEEKLLEKEAEYAELFANPYKAAERGFIDEVILPENTRRKLIKAFKMLEHKEEVLPNRKHGNIPL, from the coding sequence ATGGAATCTAAAATAAAAACCCTAAACGAAAAAATTGAGCTATCCAAATTAGGAGGTGGTCAAGCAAGAATAGATAAACAACACCAGAAGAAAAAATTAACAGCCCGAGAACGCGTTACTTATTTAATGGACGAAGGTTCGTTTGAAGAAATTGGTGCATTAGTAACCCATAGAACTGTTGATTTTGGAATGCAAAACCAAAAATTTTATGGTGATGGTGTTATTACAGGTTACGGAACAATAAACGGAAGATTAGTGTATGTTTTTGCACAAGATTTTACAGTATTTGGAGGTGCTTTGTCTGAAACACATGCCGAAAAAATTTGTAAAATAATGGACTTAGCACTCAAAGTTGGTGCGCCTTTTATTGGTCTTAACGATTCTGGTGGTGCACGTATCCAAGAAGGTGTAAAATCCTTAGGTGGATATGCCGATATTTTTCATAGAAATGTAAAAGCATCTGGTGTCATTCCACAACTATCTGCAATTATGGGACCATGTGCTGGAGGTGCTGTTTACAGTCCTGCAATGACGGATTTTACTATGATGGTAGAAGACACCAGTTACATGTTTGTAACTGGTCCAAACGTCGTTAAAACAGTAACAAACGAGGAGGTAACTAGTGAGGAACTTGGTGGTGCAAGTACGCACTCAACTAAATCTGGTGTAGCCCACGTCACATCATCAAATGATATCGAATGTCTTGAAGATGTTAAACGTTTACTTAGTTATTTACCACAAAGTAACTTAGAAAAACCAAAAGATTTACCGTTTGAATTAGGTGAGGAAATTACAGAAGAACTAAAAACAATTATTCCTACTAATGCCAATAAACCATATGACATGCATAATGTTATAAAAGGTATAATTGATGAAGATAGCTTTTTTGAAATCCATAAAGATTTTGCTGAAAATATTATTGTTGGTTTTGCAAGAATTGGCGGAAAAAGCGTTGGTATTGTTGCCAACCAACCATTATTTTTAGCAGGTGTTTTAGATGTAAATAGTTCGCGTAAAGCAGCACGTTTTACACGTTTTTGTGATGCGTTTAATATTCCGTTATTAGTTTTAGTGGATGTTCCAGGATTTTTACCAGGAACAGATCAAGAATGGAACGGAATTATAGTACATGGTGCAAAACTATTATACGCTTTAAGCGAAGCTACAGTGCCTAAAGTAACTGTAATTACAAGAAAAGCTTATGGTGGTGCTTATGATGTCATGAACTCTAAACACATTGGAGCAGACCTAAATTACGCTTGGCCTAGTGCTGAGATTGCAGTTATGGGAGCGAAAGGTGCCAGCGAAATTATTTTTAGAAAAGAAATAAAAGAATCAGACAATCCTGAAGAAAAACTTTTAGAAAAAGAAGCAGAATATGCTGAACTGTTTGCTAACCCTTATAAAGCTGCAGAACGTGGTTTTATAGATGAAGTTATTCTTCCTGAAAACACAAGACGTAAATTAATAAAAGCGTTTAAAATGTTAGAACATAAAGAAGAAGTATTACCAAATAGAAAACATGGTAATATTCCTTTATAA
- a CDS encoding PrsW family intramembrane metalloprotease encodes MQLLLMALAPIVIIIFYIYLKDKYEKEPKRLLIISFLLGAIVSIIITTLLYSVFNILVPLEDKLSVWEQFKQAFFVVGFSEELSKFLIVLLFAQRHKEFNEPFDGIVYAVMVSMGFAATENIMYVMQSGPATAIARAFTAVPAHATFGILMGYFMGKAKFAPNKLYLNLLGLFFAILFHGAYDFFLFIDFVPGIWVGAFVSLAIGIFLSRKAIRYHQNSSVFKDDFNSIS; translated from the coding sequence ATGCAACTACTATTAATGGCTTTAGCGCCAATTGTTATCATTATATTTTACATTTATCTAAAAGATAAGTACGAGAAAGAACCTAAACGCTTATTAATAATTTCGTTTTTATTAGGTGCTATTGTTAGCATCATAATTACTACACTACTCTATTCTGTTTTTAATATACTTGTGCCATTAGAAGATAAACTAAGTGTTTGGGAACAGTTTAAACAAGCCTTTTTTGTTGTTGGCTTTTCTGAAGAATTAAGTAAATTTTTAATCGTTTTACTTTTTGCACAACGCCATAAAGAGTTTAATGAACCCTTTGACGGTATTGTATACGCAGTGATGGTGTCCATGGGATTTGCAGCAACCGAAAACATCATGTACGTCATGCAAAGTGGACCAGCAACAGCAATTGCCAGAGCTTTTACTGCAGTGCCTGCTCACGCTACCTTTGGTATTTTAATGGGTTATTTTATGGGTAAAGCAAAATTTGCACCTAACAAACTATACTTAAACTTATTAGGCTTATTTTTTGCTATTTTATTTCATGGTGCCTACGACTTTTTCTTATTTATAGACTTTGTCCCAGGTATTTGGGTTGGTGCTTTTGTATCTCTAGCTATCGGAATCTTCCTATCTAGAAAAGCCATTAGATACCATCAAAATAGTTCCGTTTTTAAAGACGATTTTAATTCTATTTCTTAA
- a CDS encoding M42 family metallopeptidase, protein MATKSILNKKSMDFLETYLNNASPTGYEWDGQKIWMDYLKPYVDTFFTDTYGTAVGVINPDAKFKVVIEGHADEISWYVNYISDNGLIYVVRNGGSDHQIAPSKIVNIHTKNGIVKGVFGWPAIHTRNKAKEEAPKPNNITIDVGAKDKEEVEKMGVHVGCVITYPDEFHILNGDKFVCRALDNRMGGFMIAEVARLLKENKKTLPFGLYITNSVQEEIGLRGAQMITETIKPNVAIVTDVTHDTTTPMIDMKVQGHVEIGKGPVVAYAPAVQQKLRDLITDTADDNKIPFQRAALSRATGTDTDAFAYSNGGVASALISLPLRYMHTTVEMVHQDDVENVIKLIYETLLKIEDGETFSYFK, encoded by the coding sequence ATGGCAACAAAAAGCATACTAAACAAAAAGTCTATGGACTTTTTAGAAACATATTTAAACAATGCATCACCAACTGGCTACGAATGGGATGGTCAAAAAATATGGATGGATTACCTAAAACCTTATGTAGACACGTTTTTTACAGACACCTACGGAACTGCTGTGGGAGTTATAAATCCTGATGCAAAATTTAAAGTGGTAATTGAAGGTCATGCTGACGAAATCTCTTGGTACGTTAACTATATTTCTGATAATGGATTAATTTATGTAGTAAGAAATGGTGGTAGTGATCATCAAATTGCACCTAGTAAAATAGTTAATATTCATACTAAAAATGGTATTGTAAAAGGGGTTTTTGGATGGCCTGCAATACATACACGTAATAAAGCTAAGGAAGAAGCTCCAAAACCAAACAACATTACAATAGACGTTGGTGCAAAAGATAAAGAGGAGGTAGAAAAAATGGGCGTGCATGTTGGCTGTGTTATTACCTATCCAGATGAGTTTCATATTTTAAATGGAGACAAATTTGTTTGTCGTGCTTTAGATAACCGTATGGGTGGTTTTATGATTGCCGAAGTCGCGCGTTTACTTAAAGAAAATAAAAAAACGTTACCATTTGGACTTTACATTACTAACTCTGTTCAAGAAGAAATTGGTTTACGTGGTGCACAAATGATAACAGAAACTATCAAGCCTAACGTAGCAATAGTAACAGATGTAACACATGATACTACAACACCAATGATTGACATGAAAGTACAAGGTCATGTAGAAATTGGTAAAGGTCCTGTTGTTGCTTACGCACCTGCTGTACAACAAAAATTACGTGATTTAATTACAGACACTGCAGATGATAATAAAATACCATTCCAACGTGCTGCTTTAAGCAGAGCTACTGGAACTGATACTGATGCGTTTGCATACAGTAATGGTGGTGTTGCGTCTGCATTAATCTCGTTACCATTACGCTACATGCATACTACTGTAGAAATGGTACATCAAGATGATGTAGAAAACGTAATTAAATTAATTTATGAAACATTACTTAAAATTGAAGATGGCGAAACATTTTCTTATTTTAAATAA
- a CDS encoding acetyl-CoA carboxylase biotin carboxyl carrier protein subunit has protein sequence MSQKFNVKTNGLNQFEIDSDVIKSIDSVEVKQNTFHLLDNNKPFKVEITDSDFLKKSYSVKVNNNLYSVQIEDQLDALIKAMGFEVGASKVIDNIKAPMPGLILDIMVKPGDEVTVDTPLLILEAMKMENSIVSPRDGVIKSVTGTKGSTVDKGELLIEFE, from the coding sequence ATGAGCCAAAAATTTAATGTAAAAACAAATGGTCTTAATCAATTTGAAATAGACTCAGATGTTATAAAAAGCATTGATTCTGTTGAAGTTAAACAGAATACATTTCATCTTTTAGACAATAACAAACCTTTTAAAGTCGAAATCACAGATAGTGATTTTCTTAAAAAATCGTACTCCGTAAAAGTTAATAATAACCTTTATAGCGTTCAAATCGAAGACCAATTGGATGCTTTAATAAAAGCAATGGGATTTGAGGTTGGTGCTTCCAAAGTTATTGATAATATAAAAGCGCCAATGCCAGGATTAATCTTGGATATAATGGTTAAACCAGGAGACGAAGTTACTGTAGATACACCATTACTTATCCTTGAAGCCATGAAAATGGAAAACAGCATTGTATCACCTAGAGATGGTGTTATAAAGTCTGTGACAGGAACAAAGGGAAGTACTGTAGACAAAGGTGAATTGTTAATTGAATTTGAATAA
- a CDS encoding T9SS type A sorting domain-containing protein: protein MKIKLLLLLCLLFQVGNAQDLSLGYSANDLAQHPMQDLAKPGYLQSAADPSFPATQIRRITNAGTGNSIKPMYSTIQAWNADESLMIVYGGGNHQLLNGQDYTFIRNLTDVNPDDIETIFWSFLNPDIFFYMDDATDDLISYNVQTQVKTVLVNIRTISSCVSSDGLTGGNDIQMMSWDDDVFAFRCGNTAAYYYRISTGTLTQFNLSDVAYTAPMPFPSGNLFFHRGDVYDANGDFVRSLNIDGVQHSCLGKLSNGDDAYYNVNFEEGANGGCQGTLVAHNATTGDCFAVTTYSDYAYPKSGTHISSLAHKNTEDGWVAVSCLGFQRDGVQILDQELFIAKVNAFDADVYRVAHHRSDPDEFGYFAEPHVTISPTGTRLLFGSDWSGTEDGDSVDSYIAELNSYTLSTAEVVTTTTSIALFPNPVNNTLQLQSALNRTIQFSITDITGKQVHNASFYNNATIDVSALANGLYFVTFNNESTLDAIKFVKK from the coding sequence ATGAAAATAAAATTACTTCTTTTATTATGCTTATTATTTCAGGTTGGTAACGCTCAAGACTTGTCCTTAGGATATAGTGCAAACGACTTAGCACAACATCCAATGCAAGATTTGGCTAAACCAGGTTATTTACAATCTGCAGCAGACCCATCTTTTCCAGCAACCCAAATACGACGTATTACTAATGCAGGAACAGGTAATTCTATTAAGCCTATGTATAGCACAATACAAGCTTGGAATGCAGATGAAAGTTTAATGATAGTTTATGGTGGAGGAAATCACCAATTATTAAATGGTCAAGATTATACCTTTATAAGAAACCTAACAGATGTCAATCCCGATGATATCGAGACTATTTTTTGGTCGTTTTTAAATCCAGATATATTCTTTTATATGGACGATGCTACGGATGATTTGATTAGTTACAATGTGCAAACCCAAGTAAAAACAGTATTGGTTAATATTAGAACAATTAGTAGTTGTGTTTCTAGTGACGGTTTAACAGGAGGTAACGATATCCAAATGATGTCTTGGGATGATGATGTATTTGCTTTTAGATGCGGAAATACTGCTGCATATTATTACAGAATCTCGACAGGAACGCTCACACAATTCAATCTGTCAGACGTTGCTTACACAGCTCCAATGCCTTTCCCTAGTGGTAATTTGTTTTTTCATAGAGGCGATGTTTATGATGCTAATGGTGATTTTGTTAGAAGTTTAAATATTGACGGTGTACAACATTCTTGCTTAGGAAAACTAAGTAATGGAGACGATGCCTATTACAATGTTAATTTTGAAGAAGGTGCAAATGGTGGTTGTCAAGGGACTTTAGTGGCGCACAATGCGACAACAGGAGACTGTTTTGCTGTTACAACTTATAGTGATTATGCATATCCAAAATCAGGAACGCACATATCGTCTTTAGCGCATAAAAATACTGAAGATGGTTGGGTTGCAGTTTCTTGTTTAGGTTTTCAGCGTGATGGCGTACAGATTTTAGATCAAGAATTATTTATCGCGAAGGTTAATGCGTTTGATGCAGATGTTTATAGAGTAGCTCATCACAGAAGTGATCCTGATGAGTTTGGATATTTTGCAGAACCACACGTTACAATTAGCCCAACAGGTACTAGATTATTATTTGGTAGTGATTGGAGTGGTACAGAAGACGGAGACTCTGTAGATAGTTATATAGCCGAATTAAATAGTTATACGCTATCAACTGCAGAGGTTGTAACGACTACTACATCAATCGCTCTATTTCCAAATCCAGTTAATAACACACTACAATTACAGTCTGCTTTAAATAGAACCATACAATTCTCTATTACTGATATTACAGGAAAGCAAGTCCATAATGCTAGCTTTTATAACAATGCAACAATAGATGTTAGCGCCTTAGCTAATGGTTTATATTTTGTAACTTTTAATAATGAAAGTACTTTGGATGCAATAAAATTTGTTAAGAAATAG
- a CDS encoding DUF4294 domain-containing protein, whose amino-acid sequence MKYILFILLCIPTLLVGQEVNIIEQDSTEVEYIIIEGDSIPQKSIYLDEVMILDKLSFKSKEDRRRYLILGRKTLKVYPYAKLAADRLNALNTRLQSLDRKRDKKKYAKKVQKYIEEEFSEELKKLTRTEGQILVKLIHRQTGKTTFDLIKELRSGWRAFWFNSTAYLFNISLKREYDPENVEEDYLIEDILIRAWQNGQLKLVKSPLDFEYFKLNNKWSKTE is encoded by the coding sequence ATGAAATACATCCTTTTTATATTATTATGCATACCTACTCTTCTTGTTGGACAAGAAGTTAATATTATAGAGCAAGACTCAACAGAAGTTGAGTATATTATAATAGAAGGTGATTCAATACCCCAAAAATCTATTTATTTAGACGAAGTAATGATTTTGGATAAGCTTTCATTTAAATCTAAAGAAGACAGAAGACGTTACCTTATTTTAGGTCGCAAAACTTTAAAAGTCTATCCTTATGCTAAGTTAGCAGCAGATAGGTTAAATGCTTTAAATACAAGATTGCAGTCTTTAGATAGAAAACGTGATAAGAAAAAGTATGCCAAAAAAGTTCAAAAATATATTGAAGAAGAGTTTTCTGAAGAGCTTAAAAAGTTAACACGAACAGAAGGTCAAATTTTAGTAAAACTAATACATAGACAAACTGGTAAAACGACTTTTGATTTAATTAAAGAATTACGTAGCGGATGGAGAGCTTTTTGGTTTAATAGTACTGCTTATTTATTTAATATCTCATTAAAGCGCGAGTATGACCCAGAAAATGTAGAAGAGGATTATTTAATTGAAGATATATTAATACGCGCTTGGCAAAACGGTCAATTAAAATTAGTAAAATCACCTTTAGATTTTGAATATTTTAAGTTGAATAATAAATGGTCAAAAACAGAATAA